One Thiocapsa sp. genomic window, GCCGATCAATGCAGAAAAGGACTCTCCACTCGAACCCCCTCGATGACCTGCCCGTGGCTCAGGTCTTCCGAGAGCAGGACTTCCGCACCGCCGCTCAATGCCGTTGCCACGATCATCCCATCCCAAAAGGACAACGGATGACGTCCTTGAATCTCCGCGGCATGAAGAACCGTCGTGACCGTCGGTATCTCGATCTGCCAGACACCATAGGCGCCGATCAGACCCCGTGCCGTTGCCGGCGATAGCGGCTGCGGAATTTTACGCGTGACGTTGACGAAGAATTCCTGCAGAAC contains:
- a CDS encoding PIN domain-containing protein, whose amino-acid sequence is MSISLWTRFKHFIDTNVLIYAHDRDAGHKRERAALLLRGLWGSQAGVLSIQVLQEFFVNVTRKIPQPLSPATARGLIGAYGVWQIEIPTVTTVLHAAEIQGRHPLSFWDGMIVATALSGGAEVLLSEDLSHGQVIEGVRVESPFLH